One window of Saccharopolyspora phatthalungensis genomic DNA carries:
- a CDS encoding ESX secretion-associated protein EspG — protein MRPGAEADPIVLSALEFDVVCEAEKLTERRHIILNVPSPGATYAERAELVAQVWAGLRKRRLAEGNRDRVDVGFADLLGLLDRPQRSIDVRIWADRPIRALASANGGDGLLTIVDGDIVELTPIRGSSLAEAAVSVAGEMPPGPGRAVSLPNEILRAASDYAGPNNVLVFTDELRALGIAPDDAADVANMADGMGIRGQFGVECCPNRGGKPERADRVVAFHDTAKGRYSHVVRASGDGRRWSTVAPADNARIVEYTKELLADLWQE, from the coding sequence GTGCGCCCTGGAGCAGAAGCCGACCCGATCGTGTTGTCCGCGTTGGAATTCGACGTGGTGTGCGAGGCGGAGAAGCTCACCGAGCGCCGGCACATCATCCTCAACGTGCCGAGCCCGGGAGCGACCTACGCCGAGCGCGCCGAGCTCGTGGCGCAAGTGTGGGCCGGGCTCCGCAAGCGTCGCCTCGCCGAGGGCAATCGCGACCGCGTCGACGTCGGCTTCGCCGACCTGCTCGGCCTGCTGGACCGTCCGCAGCGCAGCATCGACGTGCGGATCTGGGCCGACCGGCCGATCCGCGCCTTGGCCTCGGCCAACGGCGGCGACGGTCTGTTGACCATTGTGGACGGTGACATCGTCGAGCTCACCCCGATCCGGGGGAGCTCGCTGGCCGAGGCCGCGGTGTCGGTGGCGGGCGAAATGCCGCCCGGCCCGGGCCGGGCGGTGAGCCTGCCCAACGAGATCCTCCGCGCGGCCAGCGATTATGCGGGCCCAAACAACGTGCTCGTGTTCACCGACGAACTTCGCGCCCTCGGCATCGCCCCGGACGATGCCGCCGACGTCGCCAACATGGCCGACGGCATGGGCATCCGCGGCCAGTTCGGCGTGGAATGCTGCCCGAACCGGGGCGGCAAACCGGAGCGGGCCGACCGGGTGGTCGCCTTCCACGACACCGCGAAGGGCCGCTACAGCCACGTGGTCCGCGCGAGCGGTGACGGTCGCCGCTGGAGCACGGTAGCCCCGGCGGACAACGCGAGAATC